One stretch of Saccharopolyspora erythraea DNA includes these proteins:
- a CDS encoding Ku protein, whose product MPRKIWTGSINFGLVTIPVGLYAATEDHSIQFHQYERGTTDRVRMKRVNERTGEEVGYNDIVKGREVDGVLVAVEPSELEEIAPKLSRTIDINTFVDLNAIDPVYFQKTYWLAPNSKEHFRPYNLLRRAMDETNQVGIATFVMRGREYLTAVRAEDSVLALNTMFFADEIRDPGELVGDASSVAKPSDKEIQMATMIIESMSGDWEPEQYEDTYTARVEKLIEDKAEGRAPEVEEAPGEPSDVIDLTEALRRSVDQARRERGGRVPRQREEEPDVSELSKADLDKLAKELGIKGRSKMKRADLEAAVAESQGSASGGRRRRRAS is encoded by the coding sequence ATGCCGCGAAAGATCTGGACCGGCTCGATCAACTTCGGCCTGGTGACCATCCCGGTCGGGCTCTACGCCGCGACCGAGGACCACTCGATCCAGTTCCACCAGTACGAACGCGGGACCACCGACCGGGTGCGGATGAAGCGGGTCAACGAACGCACCGGCGAGGAAGTGGGCTACAACGACATCGTCAAGGGCCGGGAGGTCGACGGCGTGCTGGTCGCCGTCGAACCGTCCGAGCTGGAGGAGATCGCGCCCAAGCTCTCCCGCACCATCGACATCAACACCTTCGTCGACCTCAACGCGATCGACCCGGTGTACTTCCAGAAGACCTACTGGCTCGCGCCCAACAGCAAGGAGCACTTCCGCCCCTACAACCTGCTGCGGCGGGCGATGGACGAGACCAACCAGGTCGGCATCGCCACCTTCGTCATGCGCGGGCGGGAGTACCTGACCGCGGTGCGCGCCGAGGACTCGGTGCTGGCGCTGAACACGATGTTCTTCGCCGACGAGATCCGCGACCCCGGCGAGCTGGTCGGTGACGCGTCCTCGGTGGCCAAGCCCAGCGACAAGGAGATCCAGATGGCCACCATGATCATCGAGTCGATGAGCGGGGACTGGGAGCCCGAGCAGTACGAGGACACCTACACCGCGCGGGTGGAGAAGCTGATCGAGGACAAGGCCGAGGGCCGCGCCCCGGAGGTCGAGGAGGCGCCCGGCGAGCCCAGCGACGTCATCGACCTGACCGAGGCCCTGCGCCGCAGCGTCGACCAGGCCCGGCGCGAACGGGGCGGCCGGGTTCCCCGCCAGCGCGAGGAGGAGCCGGACGTCTCCGAGCTGAGCAAGGCAGACCTCGACAAGTTGGCAAAGGAGCTCGGCATCAAGGGCCGGTCCAAGATGAAGCGCGCCGACCTGGAGGCCGCGGTCGCCGAGTCGCAGGGCTCCGCTTCGGGCGGCAGGCGCCGCCGCAGGGCGTCATGA
- the ligD gene encoding non-homologous end-joining DNA ligase, whose translation MAGSDVTVEVSGRRLKLSNLDKVLYPVSGFTKRDVIDYYQRVAPAMLPHLRDRAATLIRFPDGVGGFSFYEKNVARHAPDWLPTVALISGAEGTGRALNHHVVVNDLPTLVWTANLAALELHVLQWKVDADGTRNPPDILVFDLDPGEPATIVDCCRVAELLHDVLSAEGLRPYPKTSGSKGLQLYCPVRVDSPKRTSEYAKEIAQHMQAEHPDSVVAKMAKAEREGKVFIDWSQNNTAKTTVAPYSLRARARPTVSTPVTWDEVRGCTRPDELVFTSDDVLRRLDRHGDLMAGLEDSPTPL comes from the coding sequence ATGGCGGGCAGCGACGTCACCGTCGAGGTGTCGGGCCGCCGGCTCAAGCTGTCCAACCTGGACAAGGTCCTCTACCCCGTGTCCGGGTTCACCAAGCGGGACGTGATCGACTACTACCAGCGGGTCGCGCCCGCGATGCTGCCGCACCTGCGCGACCGCGCGGCCACGCTGATCCGCTTCCCGGACGGTGTGGGCGGGTTCTCCTTCTACGAGAAGAACGTCGCACGCCACGCGCCCGACTGGCTGCCCACGGTGGCCCTGATCAGCGGCGCCGAGGGCACCGGGCGCGCGCTCAACCACCACGTGGTGGTCAACGACCTGCCGACGCTGGTGTGGACGGCGAACCTGGCCGCGCTGGAGCTGCACGTGCTGCAGTGGAAGGTCGACGCCGACGGCACCCGCAACCCGCCCGACATCCTGGTGTTCGACCTCGACCCCGGCGAACCCGCCACCATCGTGGACTGCTGCCGGGTGGCCGAACTGCTGCACGACGTCCTGAGCGCGGAGGGGTTGCGCCCTTACCCCAAGACCAGCGGATCCAAGGGGCTCCAGCTCTACTGCCCGGTGCGCGTGGACTCGCCGAAGCGCACCTCGGAGTACGCCAAGGAGATCGCCCAGCACATGCAGGCCGAGCACCCGGACTCGGTCGTGGCGAAGATGGCCAAGGCCGAGCGCGAGGGCAAGGTGTTCATCGACTGGAGCCAGAACAACACCGCCAAGACCACCGTCGCCCCCTACTCCCTGCGCGCGCGGGCCAGGCCGACGGTGTCCACACCGGTCACCTGGGACGAGGTCCGCGGCTGCACCAGGCCGGACGAGCTGGTGTTCACAAGCGACGACGTCCTGCGGCGCCTGGACCGCCACGGCGACCTCATGGCCGGTCTGGAGGACTCGCCCACCCCGCTGTGA
- the paaE gene encoding 1,2-phenylacetyl-CoA epoxidase subunit PaaE, producing MPRSAPVAADAPDAGAQPVTQAPARRRTAFHTLTVSRVERLCDDAVAVSFDVPVELAGEYEFRPGQSLTLRREVDGREERRSYSICAPHGSAPRIGVRHVPGGLFSSWLVHEVRAGDRIDVMPPTGGFTPDLGADERHVLVAAGSGITPVLSIAGSVLRETGATVTLLYGNRRSDTVMFADELADLKDTYPARLELVHVLSREPRESELFTGRLDAAKLRAILDAVVEPSEVDHWWLCGPYGMVRDAQQVLRERGVANRRVHQELFFVDDVPPEPVRHEEPAFEGPTSEVTVVLDGRATPLSLPRDVPVLDAAQRVRPDLPFACKGGVCGTCRAKVTDGEVRMRRNFALEESELEQGFVLTCQSLPVTDTVTVDFDS from the coding sequence GTGCCTCGTTCCGCTCCCGTCGCGGCCGACGCCCCCGACGCCGGTGCGCAGCCGGTCACCCAGGCCCCGGCGCGCCGTCGCACGGCCTTCCACACGCTCACGGTCAGCCGGGTGGAGCGGCTGTGCGACGACGCGGTCGCCGTCAGCTTCGACGTGCCCGTCGAGCTGGCGGGCGAGTACGAGTTCCGGCCGGGGCAGTCGCTGACGCTGCGCCGCGAGGTCGACGGCCGGGAGGAGCGCCGCTCCTACTCCATCTGCGCGCCGCACGGCAGCGCGCCGCGCATCGGCGTGCGCCACGTCCCCGGCGGGCTGTTCTCGTCGTGGCTGGTGCACGAGGTGCGGGCCGGGGACCGGATCGACGTCATGCCGCCCACGGGCGGCTTCACCCCGGACCTCGGCGCCGACGAGCGGCACGTGCTGGTCGCGGCGGGGTCGGGCATCACGCCGGTGCTGTCGATCGCCGGCTCGGTCCTGCGCGAGACCGGCGCGACCGTGACCCTGCTCTACGGCAACCGCCGCAGCGACACGGTGATGTTCGCCGACGAGCTGGCCGACCTGAAGGACACCTACCCGGCCCGGCTGGAGCTGGTCCACGTGCTCTCCCGCGAGCCCCGCGAGTCCGAGCTGTTCACCGGCAGGCTCGACGCCGCGAAGCTGCGCGCCATCCTGGACGCCGTCGTCGAACCGTCCGAAGTGGACCACTGGTGGCTGTGCGGTCCGTACGGGATGGTCCGCGACGCCCAGCAGGTGCTGCGCGAGCGCGGCGTGGCGAACCGGCGCGTCCACCAGGAGCTGTTCTTCGTCGACGACGTCCCGCCCGAGCCGGTCCGGCACGAGGAGCCCGCCTTCGAGGGGCCGACCAGCGAGGTCACCGTGGTGCTCGACGGCAGGGCGACGCCGCTGTCGCTGCCCAGGGACGTGCCGGTGCTCGACGCCGCCCAGCGGGTCCGTCCGGACCTGCCGTTCGCGTGCAAGGGCGGCGTGTGCGGGACGTGCCGGGCGAAGGTCACCGACGGCGAGGTCCGGATGCGGCGCAACTTCGCCCTGGAGGAGTCCGAGCTCGAGCAGGGGTTCGTCCTCACCTGCCAGTCGCTACCGGTCACCGACACAGTCACGGTGGACTTCGACTCCTAG
- the paaD gene encoding 1,2-phenylacetyl-CoA epoxidase subunit PaaD: MVTRTRTDAQRALEIARTVPDPELPVLTLADLGVLREVETTEGGGVVVSITPTYSGCPAMAEMRADLRRRLHDAGFDDVEVRTVLHPAWTTDWISEEGRRKLAEYGIAPPGRAPQHGSGPVPLTLNAPAPRVPCPHCGSADTEEVSRFSATACKALRRCRACSEPFEHIKEI, from the coding sequence GTGGTGACCCGCACCAGGACCGACGCGCAGCGTGCGCTGGAGATCGCGCGCACGGTGCCCGACCCGGAGCTGCCGGTGCTGACGCTGGCCGACCTCGGGGTGCTGCGCGAGGTCGAGACCACCGAGGGCGGCGGGGTCGTCGTCTCGATCACGCCGACCTACTCGGGCTGCCCCGCGATGGCCGAGATGCGTGCCGACCTGCGCAGGCGGTTGCACGACGCCGGGTTCGACGACGTCGAGGTGCGCACCGTCCTGCACCCGGCGTGGACCACCGACTGGATCAGCGAGGAAGGCAGGCGCAAGCTCGCCGAGTACGGCATCGCACCGCCCGGCAGGGCCCCGCAGCACGGGTCCGGACCGGTACCGCTGACGCTGAACGCACCGGCGCCGCGCGTGCCGTGCCCGCACTGCGGATCAGCCGACACCGAGGAGGTCTCGCGGTTCAGCGCGACGGCCTGCAAGGCGCTGCGGCGGTGCCGCGCGTGTTCCGAACCGTTCGAGCACATCAAGGAGATCTGA
- the paaC gene encoding 1,2-phenylacetyl-CoA epoxidase subunit PaaC codes for MSDENAYQALTEAEPDGESRWAFGTGFDDPLSGVDTTLPDDVDGAALGEYCTMLGDDALVLSHRLTEWVTNAPELEDELALANIALDLLGQARLLLSRAGQADGSGRGEDELAYFREDRAYRNVRLVEVPNGDFAETIARLLVFSTWRLALFSRLAGSRDPVVAAIAAKGVKELAYHREYAARWVVRLGDGTELSHERMRAAIEAVWPFVDELFATHDVERRMTDAGTGADPAQVRAEFDEVLAQVLRTALLPWPETAPLSGVNGAAGRDGIHTEHLAYLLAEMQSLARAHPEATW; via the coding sequence ATGAGCGACGAGAACGCATACCAGGCGCTGACCGAGGCCGAGCCGGACGGCGAGTCGCGGTGGGCCTTCGGGACCGGGTTCGACGACCCGCTGTCCGGTGTGGACACCACGCTGCCGGACGACGTCGACGGCGCCGCGCTGGGCGAGTACTGCACCATGCTCGGCGACGACGCGCTGGTGCTCTCGCACCGGCTCACCGAGTGGGTGACCAACGCGCCGGAGCTGGAGGACGAGCTGGCGCTGGCCAACATCGCGCTCGACCTGCTGGGCCAGGCCCGCCTGCTGCTGTCTCGGGCCGGGCAGGCCGACGGTTCCGGCCGCGGCGAGGACGAGCTGGCCTACTTCCGCGAGGACCGCGCGTACCGCAACGTCCGGCTGGTGGAGGTGCCCAACGGCGACTTCGCCGAGACCATCGCCCGGCTGCTGGTCTTCTCGACCTGGCGGCTGGCGCTGTTCAGCCGGCTGGCGGGCTCCCGCGACCCGGTCGTGGCCGCGATCGCGGCCAAGGGCGTCAAGGAGCTGGCCTACCACCGGGAGTACGCCGCGCGGTGGGTCGTGCGCCTCGGCGACGGCACCGAGCTCTCCCACGAGCGCATGCGGGCCGCGATCGAGGCGGTGTGGCCGTTCGTGGACGAGCTGTTCGCCACCCACGACGTCGAGCGCCGCATGACCGACGCCGGGACGGGAGCCGACCCGGCGCAGGTGCGCGCGGAGTTCGACGAGGTGCTGGCGCAGGTGCTGCGGACCGCGCTGCTGCCGTGGCCGGAGACCGCACCGCTGTCGGGCGTCAACGGCGCCGCCGGGCGCGACGGCATCCACACCGAGCACCTGGCCTACCTGCTCGCCGAGATGCAGAGCCTGGCACGAGCGCACCCGGAGGCGACGTGGTGA
- the paaB gene encoding 1,2-phenylacetyl-CoA epoxidase subunit PaaB — translation MGEGSGAPRSSWPLFEVFVRGKRGLNHVHVGSLHAADEEMALHNARNLYTRRNEGVSIWVVRADAITASSPDEKDPFFAPSGDKVYRHPTFYAIPDAVPHM, via the coding sequence ATGGGTGAGGGAAGCGGGGCGCCGCGGTCGTCCTGGCCGCTGTTCGAGGTGTTCGTCCGCGGCAAGCGCGGCCTCAACCACGTGCACGTGGGGTCGCTGCACGCCGCCGACGAGGAGATGGCGCTGCACAACGCGCGCAACCTCTACACGCGGCGCAACGAGGGCGTGAGCATCTGGGTGGTGCGGGCCGACGCCATCACCGCGTCGAGCCCCGACGAGAAGGACCCGTTCTTCGCGCCCAGCGGGGACAAGGTGTACCGCCACCCGACGTTCTACGCCATCCCGGACGCGGTCCCGCACATGTGA
- the paaA gene encoding 1,2-phenylacetyl-CoA epoxidase subunit PaaA, with protein sequence MTAVQESGDEVLQEHFDRRIAHDQRIEPRDWMPEGYRRTLVRQIAQHAHSEIIGMQPEGNWLTRAPSLRRKAILLAKVQDEAGHGLYLYSAAETLGADRAELTDKLISSRQKYSSIFNYPTLSFADIGVIGWLVDGAAICNQVPLCRSSYGPYARAMVRICKEESFHQRQGYELLMTMMRGTGGQREMVQESTDRWWWPSLMMFGPPDGDSPNTQQSMAWGIKRHTNDELRQKFVDMTVPQAEALGVTLPDPDLRWNAERGHYDFGEPDWSELKRVIGGNGPCNAQRLARRRRAHEEGQWVRDAAAAHAARQAARREAGDG encoded by the coding sequence ATGACCGCGGTGCAGGAGTCCGGCGACGAGGTGCTGCAGGAGCACTTCGACCGCAGGATCGCCCACGACCAGCGCATCGAGCCCCGCGACTGGATGCCCGAGGGCTACCGCAGGACGCTGGTGCGCCAGATCGCCCAGCACGCGCACTCCGAGATCATCGGCATGCAGCCGGAGGGCAACTGGCTGACCCGCGCGCCCAGCCTGCGGCGCAAGGCCATCCTGCTGGCCAAGGTGCAGGACGAGGCCGGGCACGGCCTGTACCTGTACTCGGCGGCCGAGACCCTCGGCGCCGACCGGGCCGAGCTGACCGACAAGCTGATCAGCAGCAGGCAGAAGTACTCGTCGATCTTCAACTACCCGACGCTGAGCTTCGCCGACATCGGCGTGATCGGCTGGCTGGTGGACGGCGCGGCGATCTGCAACCAGGTGCCGCTGTGCCGCAGCTCCTACGGGCCCTACGCGCGGGCGATGGTGCGCATCTGCAAGGAGGAGTCGTTCCACCAGCGCCAGGGATACGAGCTGCTGATGACGATGATGCGCGGCACCGGCGGACAGCGGGAGATGGTGCAGGAGTCGACCGACCGCTGGTGGTGGCCGTCGCTGATGATGTTCGGCCCGCCCGACGGCGACTCGCCGAACACCCAGCAGTCGATGGCGTGGGGCATCAAGCGGCACACCAACGACGAGCTGCGGCAGAAGTTCGTCGACATGACGGTGCCGCAGGCCGAGGCGCTCGGTGTGACCCTGCCGGACCCGGACCTGCGGTGGAACGCCGAGCGCGGGCATTACGACTTCGGCGAGCCGGACTGGTCGGAGCTCAAGCGGGTCATCGGCGGCAACGGGCCGTGCAACGCGCAACGGCTGGCGCGCCGCCGCCGCGCGCACGAGGAAGGGCAGTGGGTTCGCGACGCGGCCGCGGCACACGCCGCCAGGCAGGCCGCGCGACGGGAGGCCGGAGATGGGTGA
- the paaZ gene encoding phenylacetic acid degradation bifunctional protein PaaZ: MAALRSFVNGDWHVPSEDGAPLHDAVTGEEVARISSAGIDMAGALEYGRTRGGPALGELTFHQRAALLKVLASHLLEHREELYALSARTGATLGDSKFDIDGGIGVLFGYSGKGRREMPNAKVYVDGAVEPLGKGGTFVGQHICTPLQGVAVQINAFNFPVWGPLEKFAPAFLAGVPTLVKPASQTAYLTHRLVELMISSGVLPEGSLQLVCGGVGDLLDHLTDQDLVSFTGSAATGQRLRAHPNVAARSVRFNVEADSLNCSVLGPDAVPGTDEFALFVKQLVTEMTVKAGQKCTAIRRALVPAGRVDDVVQAASERLSKVVVGNPASPEVRMGALASLEQREEVRRSLKALLAAGTLVHGDPERVEVAGADAERGAFLPPLLVRCDDADRAEPHEVEAFGPVSTILPYESSEHAVDLARRGLGSLAGSVVTADTDFAREVVVGTASRHGRLLVLNRHNAKESTGHGSPLPALVHGGPGRAGGGEEMGGVRGVLHHMQRTAVQADPDTLTAITGQWVPGSGRTVTDVHPFRKHLEDLRVGDTVVAGPRAVTMADVEHFAEFTGDTFYAHTDDEAARANPFFDGRVAHGYLVVSFAAGLFVEPSPGPVLANYGLENLRFLTPTYPGDELTVTLTAKQITPRVNAEHGEVRWDADVTNQDGESVAKYDVLTLVAKRPEEKA; the protein is encoded by the coding sequence ATGGCCGCCCTGCGGAGCTTCGTCAACGGTGACTGGCACGTCCCCTCCGAGGATGGGGCGCCACTGCACGACGCTGTGACCGGTGAGGAGGTAGCGCGGATCTCCTCTGCCGGGATCGACATGGCCGGTGCGCTGGAGTACGGGCGCACCCGCGGGGGTCCGGCGCTGGGCGAGCTGACCTTCCACCAGCGCGCGGCGCTGCTGAAGGTGCTCGCCTCCCACCTGCTCGAGCACCGCGAGGAGCTCTACGCCCTGTCGGCGCGCACCGGCGCGACGCTCGGCGACTCCAAGTTCGACATCGACGGCGGGATCGGCGTGCTGTTCGGCTACTCGGGCAAGGGCCGCCGCGAGATGCCCAACGCCAAGGTCTACGTCGACGGCGCGGTGGAACCGCTGGGCAAGGGCGGCACCTTCGTCGGCCAGCACATCTGCACGCCCCTTCAGGGCGTCGCGGTGCAGATCAACGCCTTCAACTTCCCGGTGTGGGGCCCGCTGGAGAAGTTCGCGCCCGCGTTCCTGGCCGGGGTGCCGACCCTGGTCAAGCCCGCCAGCCAGACCGCCTATCTGACCCACCGGCTGGTGGAGCTGATGATCTCCTCCGGAGTGCTGCCGGAGGGCTCGCTGCAACTGGTCTGCGGCGGGGTGGGCGACCTGCTCGACCACCTCACCGACCAGGACCTGGTGTCCTTCACCGGCTCGGCGGCCACCGGCCAGCGGCTGCGGGCGCACCCGAACGTGGCCGCCCGTTCGGTGCGGTTCAACGTCGAGGCCGACTCGTTGAACTGCTCGGTCCTGGGGCCCGACGCGGTGCCCGGCACCGACGAGTTCGCCCTGTTCGTCAAGCAGCTCGTCACCGAGATGACGGTCAAGGCGGGGCAGAAGTGCACCGCGATCCGGCGGGCGCTGGTGCCGGCCGGACGCGTCGACGACGTCGTGCAGGCGGCCTCGGAACGGCTGTCGAAGGTCGTGGTCGGCAACCCGGCCTCGCCCGAGGTCCGGATGGGCGCGTTGGCCAGTCTCGAACAGCGCGAGGAGGTCCGCCGGTCGCTGAAGGCGCTGCTGGCGGCGGGGACGCTGGTGCACGGCGATCCCGAGCGGGTGGAGGTGGCAGGCGCCGACGCCGAGCGGGGCGCGTTCCTGCCCCCGCTGCTCGTGCGTTGCGACGACGCCGACCGCGCCGAGCCGCACGAGGTGGAGGCGTTCGGGCCGGTCAGCACGATCCTGCCGTACGAATCGAGCGAGCACGCCGTCGACCTGGCCCGCCGGGGTCTGGGCAGCCTGGCGGGTTCGGTGGTCACCGCCGACACCGACTTCGCCCGCGAGGTGGTCGTGGGTACCGCCTCCCGGCACGGCAGGCTGCTGGTGCTCAACCGGCACAACGCCAAGGAGTCGACCGGGCACGGTTCCCCGCTGCCCGCCCTGGTCCACGGTGGACCGGGCCGCGCGGGCGGCGGCGAGGAGATGGGCGGCGTGCGCGGCGTGCTGCACCACATGCAGCGCACCGCGGTCCAGGCCGACCCCGACACGCTGACCGCGATCACCGGCCAGTGGGTGCCCGGCTCCGGCCGGACGGTCACCGACGTGCACCCGTTCCGCAAGCACCTGGAGGACCTGCGCGTCGGCGACACCGTGGTGGCGGGCCCGCGCGCGGTGACGATGGCGGACGTCGAGCACTTCGCCGAGTTCACTGGCGACACCTTCTACGCCCACACCGACGACGAGGCCGCGCGGGCCAACCCGTTCTTCGACGGCCGGGTCGCCCACGGCTACCTCGTGGTGTCGTTCGCCGCGGGTCTGTTCGTCGAGCCCTCGCCGGGCCCGGTGCTGGCCAACTACGGGCTGGAGAACCTGCGGTTCCTCACACCGACCTACCCCGGCGACGAGCTGACCGTGACGCTGACGGCCAAGCAGATCACCCCGCGCGTCAACGCCGAGCACGGCGAGGTCCGGTGGGACGCCGACGTGACCAACCAGGACGGCGAGTCGGTGGCCAAGTACGACGTGCTCACGCTCGTGGCCAAGCGACCCGAGGAGAAGGCATGA
- the paaK gene encoding phenylacetate--CoA ligase PaaK, with product MTGTTGSRTPRRLGAAPARSDLDPAERYSADELAHVQLERLRRTLRHAYDNVELYRERFDEAGLRPEDCTSLADLVNLPFTTKHDLRDNYPFGMFAVPMSQVRRVHASSGTTGRPTVVGYTDGDLDVWSDVVARTIRAAGGRPGDKVHVSYGYGLFTGGLGAHYGAERLGCTVIPASGGMTARQVQIIQDFQPEIIMVTPSYMLTLIDEFERQGIDPRTTSLRTGIFGAEPWTEQMRLEIEERLDIDAVDIYGLSEVMGPGVAGECVETKDGLHVWEDHFYPEVIDPFTGEVLPDGEEGELVFTSLTKQALPIIRYRTRDLARLLPGTARPMRRMTKVTGRSDDMIILRGVNVYPTQIEEIVLRTSGMSPHFQLVLSKHERMDHMTVRVEARPDCPGPRRVSAADELVRSIKDAVGVSADVSVVDPDTLERSVGKLRRIVDTRGR from the coding sequence ATGACGGGGACGACGGGGTCTCGCACACCGCGCCGGCTGGGAGCCGCACCCGCGCGATCGGATCTCGACCCCGCCGAGCGGTACTCGGCCGACGAGCTCGCCCACGTCCAGCTCGAACGCCTGCGCCGGACGCTGCGGCACGCCTACGACAACGTCGAGCTCTACCGCGAGCGCTTCGACGAGGCGGGCCTGCGCCCCGAGGACTGCACGAGCCTGGCCGACCTGGTTAACCTGCCCTTCACCACCAAGCACGACCTGCGCGACAACTACCCGTTCGGGATGTTCGCGGTGCCGATGTCGCAGGTGCGGCGGGTGCACGCCTCCAGCGGCACCACCGGCAGGCCGACCGTGGTCGGCTACACCGACGGCGACCTCGACGTCTGGTCCGACGTCGTCGCCCGCACCATCCGCGCGGCGGGCGGCAGGCCGGGCGACAAGGTCCACGTCTCCTACGGCTACGGCCTGTTCACCGGCGGTCTCGGGGCGCACTACGGAGCCGAACGCCTCGGCTGCACCGTCATCCCCGCCTCCGGCGGGATGACCGCCCGCCAGGTGCAGATCATCCAGGACTTCCAGCCCGAGATCATCATGGTCACCCCGTCCTACATGCTCACCCTCATCGACGAGTTCGAGCGTCAGGGCATCGACCCGCGCACCACCTCGCTGCGCACCGGCATCTTCGGCGCCGAGCCCTGGACCGAGCAGATGCGCCTGGAGATCGAGGAACGGCTCGACATCGACGCGGTGGACATCTACGGGTTGTCGGAGGTGATGGGGCCCGGGGTGGCAGGCGAGTGCGTGGAGACCAAGGACGGCCTGCACGTCTGGGAGGACCACTTCTACCCCGAGGTGATCGACCCGTTCACCGGCGAGGTGCTGCCCGACGGCGAGGAGGGCGAGCTGGTGTTCACCTCGCTGACCAAGCAGGCGCTGCCGATCATCCGCTACCGCACCCGCGACCTGGCCAGGCTGCTGCCGGGCACCGCGCGCCCGATGCGCCGGATGACCAAGGTGACCGGCCGCAGCGACGACATGATCATCCTGCGCGGCGTCAACGTCTACCCGACCCAGATCGAGGAGATCGTGCTGCGCACCAGCGGGATGTCCCCGCACTTCCAGCTCGTGCTGAGCAAGCACGAGCGGATGGATCACATGACGGTGCGGGTCGAGGCCCGGCCGGACTGCCCGGGCCCGCGCCGGGTCAGCGCCGCCGACGAGCTCGTCCGGTCCATCAAGGACGCCGTGGGCGTCAGCGCCGACGTCTCGGTGGTGGACCCCGACACCCTGGAGCGGTCGGTCGGCAAGCTCCGGCGGATCGTGGACACCCGCGGCCGCTGA
- a CDS encoding TetR/AcrR family transcriptional regulator: MQGNAGQRNRRGRPGYDLGKLLDVSVQVFIERGYEGTSMEDLSNRLGITKSAIYHHVSGKDELLRLSVNRALDALFAVVEEERSTTGKAIDRLEHVVRRSVEVLVEDLPFVTLLLRVRGNTKVERQALTRRREFDRIVSDLVKQAEAEGSIRPDVDPALTARLLFGMVNSIIEWYRPSRGLRAPAIADAVTKIAFDGLRGGAGESGG; this comes from the coding sequence ATGCAGGGCAACGCAGGTCAGCGCAACCGCCGAGGTCGACCGGGCTACGACCTCGGGAAGCTCCTCGACGTCTCGGTGCAGGTTTTCATCGAGCGCGGCTACGAGGGCACCAGCATGGAGGACCTGTCCAACCGGCTGGGCATCACCAAGTCCGCGATCTACCACCACGTCTCGGGCAAGGACGAGCTGCTGCGGCTCAGCGTCAACCGGGCGCTGGACGCGCTGTTCGCGGTCGTCGAGGAGGAGCGCTCGACCACCGGCAAGGCCATCGACCGGCTCGAACACGTGGTCCGGCGCAGTGTCGAGGTGCTGGTGGAGGACCTGCCCTTCGTGACGCTGCTGCTGCGGGTGCGGGGCAACACCAAGGTGGAGCGGCAGGCGCTGACCCGGCGGCGCGAGTTCGACCGCATAGTCAGCGACCTGGTCAAGCAGGCCGAGGCCGAGGGCAGCATCCGCCCGGACGTCGATCCGGCGCTGACCGCGCGGCTGCTGTTCGGCATGGTCAACTCCATCATCGAGTGGTACCGGCCGAGCCGGGGGCTGCGGGCGCCGGCCATCGCCGACGCCGTCACCAAGATCGCCTTCGACGGGCTGCGCGGCGGTGCGGGCGAATCCGGCGGATGA